In Bacteroidota bacterium, the following are encoded in one genomic region:
- the katG gene encoding catalase/peroxidase HPI has product MENNTSKESAGQCPFHGGALKHKAGGGPRNNDWWPNMLRLNILRQNSALSNPMGPDFDYASEFKSLDLAAVKKDIVDLMTDSQEWWPADYGHYGPFFIRMAWHSAGTYRISDGRGGGGSGSQRFAPLNSWPDNVNLDKARLLLWPIKQKYGKKISWADLMILAGNCALESMGFKTFGFGGGREDVWEPEEDIYWGPEGEWLADQRYTGDRELENPLGAVQMGLIYVNPEGPNGNPDPLLAARDIRETFGRMAMDDEETVALIAGGHTFGKTHGAGDPNKYVGPAPAGADIALQGLGWHNTMGSGVGVNTISSGLEGAWTTTPTRWSNNYFWNLFGYEWELTKSPAGAHQWKPKHGMGAATVPDAHDPNLRHAPTMLTTDLALRFDPEYEKISRRFHDNPDQFADAFARAWYKLTHRDMGPIARYLGAEVPAEVLIWQDPLPAVKQPLIDASDIAALKTKILGSGLTVAQLVTTAWASASTYRGSDKRGGANGARIRLAPQKDWEVNQPAQLATILKTLEGIQAAFNSGGKYVSMADLIVLGGCAAIEKAAQQGGNSVNVPFTPGRVDALQDQTDVDSFAVLEPAADGFRNYFKSKHKTSAEELLVDKAELLTLTAPEMTVLVGGLRVLGANWDASANGVFTGRPGALTNDFFVNLLDLRTTWKATSDAQTHFEGSDRKTGTVKWTGTRVDLIFGSNSELRALAEVYASSDAAAKFVADFVAAWNKVMELDRV; this is encoded by the coding sequence ATGGAAAACAATACATCTAAAGAATCTGCAGGCCAATGTCCGTTTCATGGCGGGGCCTTAAAACACAAAGCTGGCGGCGGTCCGCGCAACAACGATTGGTGGCCGAATATGCTCAGGCTGAACATTCTTCGGCAAAATTCGGCACTGTCCAATCCGATGGGGCCCGATTTTGACTACGCCTCCGAATTCAAATCGCTCGACCTCGCCGCTGTCAAAAAGGACATTGTGGACCTGATGACCGACTCCCAAGAATGGTGGCCGGCCGATTACGGACATTATGGGCCATTTTTCATTCGAATGGCTTGGCATAGCGCGGGCACCTACCGCATCTCCGACGGTCGCGGCGGCGGAGGTTCAGGCTCGCAACGCTTCGCCCCGCTCAACAGTTGGCCCGACAATGTGAACCTGGACAAGGCACGGTTGCTGCTTTGGCCGATCAAGCAGAAATACGGCAAAAAAATCTCGTGGGCCGACCTGATGATCCTCGCGGGCAATTGTGCACTCGAGTCGATGGGCTTCAAAACCTTCGGATTCGGCGGCGGACGCGAAGACGTCTGGGAACCCGAAGAAGACATTTATTGGGGTCCAGAGGGTGAATGGCTCGCAGATCAGCGCTACACGGGCGACCGCGAATTGGAAAATCCGCTGGGTGCTGTGCAAATGGGGCTGATTTATGTGAATCCCGAAGGCCCAAATGGCAATCCTGATCCGCTGTTGGCCGCCCGCGACATCCGCGAAACCTTTGGCCGCATGGCGATGGACGACGAAGAAACCGTGGCCCTGATCGCTGGCGGACATACCTTCGGCAAAACCCACGGCGCTGGCGACCCCAACAAATATGTCGGTCCGGCACCCGCAGGGGCAGACATTGCCTTGCAAGGACTTGGTTGGCACAATACCATGGGCAGCGGCGTCGGAGTCAATACGATTTCAAGTGGCCTCGAAGGTGCTTGGACGACCACACCGACGCGCTGGAGCAACAATTACTTTTGGAATCTCTTCGGCTACGAATGGGAATTGACCAAAAGTCCGGCGGGTGCGCATCAGTGGAAGCCGAAACATGGCATGGGCGCAGCGACGGTTCCCGATGCCCACGACCCCAATTTGCGCCATGCGCCGACGATGCTCACCACTGACCTCGCGCTCCGATTCGACCCCGAATACGAAAAAATCTCCCGCCGTTTTCACGACAATCCCGATCAGTTTGCCGACGCATTCGCCCGCGCATGGTACAAGCTCACTCACCGCGACATGGGTCCGATTGCACGCTATTTGGGAGCCGAAGTGCCTGCGGAAGTGCTGATTTGGCAGGATCCGTTGCCGGCGGTGAAGCAACCGCTGATCGATGCATCCGATATTGCGGCCCTTAAAACCAAGATTCTCGGCTCCGGACTGACCGTGGCACAATTGGTCACGACCGCCTGGGCTTCGGCTTCGACCTACCGCGGCTCCGACAAACGGGGTGGTGCCAATGGGGCCCGCATCCGGCTTGCGCCGCAAAAGGACTGGGAAGTGAATCAACCCGCGCAATTGGCGACCATCCTGAAAACGCTCGAAGGGATTCAAGCTGCTTTCAATTCCGGCGGAAAATACGTTTCCATGGCCGATTTGATCGTGTTGGGAGGCTGTGCCGCTATCGAAAAGGCCGCGCAGCAAGGCGGAAATTCGGTGAATGTCCCCTTCACGCCCGGGCGCGTGGACGCCTTGCAAGACCAAACGGATGTCGATTCGTTTGCGGTGCTCGAACCCGCAGCCGACGGATTCCGCAACTATTTCAAATCCAAGCACAAAACTTCGGCGGAGGAATTGCTTGTGGACAAGGCGGAGCTGCTCACGCTCACCGCACCCGAAATGACCGTCCTCGTCGGCGGCCTGCGCGTGCTCGGCGCGAATTGGGACGCTTCGGCCAATGGCGTCTTCACGGGACGCCCCGGCGCACTCACGAATGACTTTTTCGTGAACCTGCTCGACTTGCGCACCACTTGGAAGGCGACTTCCGATGCCCAAACCCACTTCGAAGGCAGCGACCGCAAAACCGGCACCGTCAAATGGACGGGTACAAGGG
- a CDS encoding SGNH/GDSL hydrolase family protein codes for MSLLLGFIFLEVMLRFVPLKYTDFQSSFQFVGDKDLGYLPVANQDAAYNIDCLRNPHVKTNSLGFRGPEWTNAKSPKVALLGDSFLLALTVSEKLHIANLLQSATGGEVWNAGVSGYGTYQELLVWRKLLKARKPDITVLFIYLENDIRDNHCGLCRAEQQLNCPCLSLKEERIVEQMDFELRQPTTGVKALLKENCYSCRLFRNLTKTDSYKPIRGISSTKNPLLTTSTGPV; via the coding sequence GTGAGCCTATTGCTTGGATTTATCTTCCTCGAGGTCATGTTGCGTTTTGTCCCGCTGAAATACACTGACTTTCAATCCTCTTTCCAGTTCGTTGGCGACAAAGATCTAGGTTACCTGCCCGTTGCAAATCAAGACGCGGCCTACAACATTGATTGTCTGCGCAATCCGCATGTAAAAACGAATAGCCTGGGCTTCCGTGGACCCGAATGGACCAACGCCAAAAGTCCAAAAGTGGCATTGCTCGGGGACTCCTTTTTGCTGGCACTCACGGTTTCGGAAAAACTGCACATCGCCAACCTCTTGCAGTCGGCCACAGGTGGCGAGGTCTGGAATGCTGGCGTGAGCGGCTACGGAACCTATCAGGAACTTCTGGTTTGGCGCAAGCTGCTCAAGGCAAGGAAACCGGATATCACCGTGCTGTTTATATACCTCGAAAATGACATTCGGGACAACCATTGCGGGCTCTGCCGGGCGGAACAACAGCTGAATTGCCCTTGCCTCTCGTTGAAAGAGGAGCGGATCGTCGAGCAAATGGATTTCGAACTTCGGCAGCCGACCACGGGCGTGAAGGCTTTGTTGAAGGAAAATTGCTACTCGTGCAGGTTGTTCCGGAATCTCACGAAAACGGATTCGTATAAACCGATTCGGGGAATTTCTTCGACCAAGAATCCTTTGCTTACAACATCTACCGGCCCGGTTTGA